In Paenibacillus sp. FSL M7-0420, a single genomic region encodes these proteins:
- a CDS encoding helix-turn-helix transcriptional regulator, with protein sequence MSKSKRLLDLMMTVNRKRKFTVRELADEFNVSSRTILRDLQELGELGVPLYSEVGPHGGYQVLSERILPPIAFTEEEAVAIFFASHALRHYKYLPFKEESLSALHKFYNYMSGDVRDRIDEMKNRIDFLTPARQAEFPYLPQLLEAATGQKVLLIDYESKGRRQQRWIQPVGIYASNGLWYCPAYCFLRSGIRIFRCDRIQSAGYDEAGPDALDLRHIHLDNTEEYGSPQPPQAEPSLIRLYVELGSEGVQACEGEVWSPVLLHIRTDGTGWLEGEVPGSDLGFFARFVIGLCSEATVQEPPELVAEVKQMLADMLEKYS encoded by the coding sequence GTGTCGAAATCCAAAAGGCTGCTGGACCTTATGATGACCGTCAACCGTAAGCGCAAATTCACCGTCAGGGAGCTGGCTGACGAATTCAATGTCTCTTCACGCACGATTCTCAGGGATTTGCAGGAGCTGGGGGAGCTGGGCGTACCGCTCTATTCCGAAGTGGGACCACATGGAGGGTATCAGGTGCTGAGCGAGAGAATCCTGCCGCCGATTGCGTTCACAGAGGAAGAGGCGGTGGCGATTTTTTTTGCCAGCCATGCGCTGCGCCATTATAAATATCTTCCCTTCAAGGAAGAATCCTTATCCGCCCTGCACAAATTCTATAACTACATGTCTGGCGATGTTCGTGACCGGATTGATGAGATGAAGAACAGGATTGATTTCCTGACACCGGCACGGCAGGCGGAATTCCCTTATCTGCCCCAACTGCTGGAAGCGGCTACCGGGCAAAAAGTGCTGCTGATCGATTATGAGTCGAAGGGCCGGCGGCAGCAAAGGTGGATTCAGCCCGTCGGCATCTATGCCAGTAACGGCCTGTGGTATTGTCCGGCGTATTGCTTCCTGCGGAGCGGCATCCGTATCTTCCGCTGCGACCGGATTCAGTCTGCCGGGTATGATGAAGCGGGACCAGACGCGCTTGATCTGCGTCATATCCACTTGGACAATACAGAGGAATACGGCAGTCCGCAGCCGCCGCAAGCGGAACCAAGCCTTATCCGGCTGTACGTAGAGCTGGGGAGTGAGGGGGTTCAGGCCTGCGAAGGTGAGGTATGGTCCCCGGTGCTGCTGCATATTCGTACAGACGGCACAGGCTGGCTGGAGGGAGAGGTTCCGGGAAGCGATCTGGGCTTCTTCGCGCGGTTTGTGATTGGCCTGTGCAGCGAGGCTACCGTGCAGGAGCCGCCGGAGCTGGTGGCCGAGGTGAAGCAGATGCTTGCGGATATGCTGGAGAAGTATAGTTGA
- a CDS encoding transposase, with product MSPEDKYSQIFEHLHLAPVLFALGKNNHRGRPEKLNVPAMIYSLLIAKMENIEFVSALVRRLNHSNEFRVQCRFTGSDNIPSQASYSRLIHALEQTGMLEQLQDRLVTSALEEGFVSGTHLAVDSSMVEAWDCQFSESASKRRAARRGQKKGEASVAEQIQLEHPEPEPKVANEPLKKPRYSKPGRPSQAEKECRREEMEAYEQSLGPFQKTIEAMLPYPYDELLTALPRHAARCDKKNTKGRMTSYYGFKANLLVDTDSQYILSGLFSSANPNDQRMAVVLLKGLLLKFPMLKVKHILGDKGYDCAAVYQLIHSLGAYPAISLIHHKDPPAGMNLDYTPVCAQGHAYRYDSFDAKYETLKYTRPSECKGCALSGTECQKVFKIRIQTDLRLHTYPARGSESFTTLYKKRTAVERVFAYLKEYFGMKRTRHRGVRASVDFQLSTLAYNLSKFALDKLNQQLRNSQQIA from the coding sequence ATGAGTCCAGAAGATAAATACAGCCAAATCTTTGAACACTTACATTTAGCTCCAGTTCTGTTCGCACTAGGGAAAAATAACCATCGCGGACGGCCTGAAAAATTAAATGTACCTGCCATGATCTACTCGCTGCTGATTGCAAAAATGGAGAACATCGAGTTTGTCTCTGCCTTGGTCCGGCGACTGAATCATAGCAACGAATTTCGAGTCCAGTGCCGGTTCACCGGCTCGGATAACATTCCAAGTCAGGCCTCCTATTCCCGTTTGATTCATGCGCTGGAGCAAACGGGAATGCTGGAACAACTTCAGGATCGCCTAGTCACGTCTGCCCTAGAAGAAGGCTTTGTGAGCGGAACCCATCTGGCTGTGGATTCCTCCATGGTCGAGGCTTGGGATTGCCAATTTAGCGAATCGGCCTCCAAGCGTCGTGCGGCTCGCCGGGGGCAAAAGAAAGGCGAAGCTTCGGTGGCCGAGCAAATTCAGCTCGAACATCCCGAGCCTGAGCCTAAGGTGGCGAACGAGCCGCTGAAGAAACCCAGATATAGCAAGCCCGGCCGTCCATCCCAGGCGGAAAAGGAATGTCGGCGCGAGGAAATGGAAGCCTATGAACAAAGTCTCGGACCGTTCCAGAAAACCATTGAAGCGATGTTGCCGTACCCGTACGATGAACTACTGACCGCGTTGCCCCGGCATGCTGCGCGTTGTGACAAGAAAAATACGAAGGGCCGAATGACCAGCTATTACGGGTTCAAGGCGAATCTGCTGGTCGACACGGACAGCCAGTATATCCTCAGCGGCCTCTTTAGTTCGGCCAATCCGAATGACCAGCGTATGGCGGTCGTCCTTCTCAAAGGCCTGCTCCTGAAGTTTCCGATGCTAAAGGTCAAGCATATCTTGGGCGACAAGGGGTACGATTGCGCGGCGGTCTACCAGTTGATTCATTCGCTCGGCGCCTATCCTGCGATTTCCCTGATTCACCACAAAGACCCGCCTGCGGGAATGAATCTGGATTACACGCCGGTGTGCGCTCAAGGGCATGCGTACCGTTACGACAGTTTTGATGCCAAATATGAGACCCTGAAGTACACCCGGCCTAGTGAATGCAAAGGCTGTGCGCTTTCCGGTACCGAATGCCAAAAAGTGTTTAAAATTCGAATCCAAACGGATTTGCGTTTACACACCTATCCCGCCAGAGGGAGCGAAAGTTTTACAACACTGTACAAGAAGCGTACGGCCGTGGAGCGTGTGTTTGCCTATCTCAAAGAGTATTTCGGGATGAAGCGCACACGCCACCGCGGTGTCCGGGCAAGTGTCGATTTCCAGCTCAGTACGCTCGCGTACAATTTGAGTAAGTTTGCGTTAGACAAATTGAACCAGCAGTTGAGGAATTCCCAGCAAATCGCCTGA
- the pdxR gene encoding MocR-like pyridoxine biosynthesis transcription factor PdxR, translating to MLLVPDLNEHSETPYYIQLYDYLAKAILGGTLQSGTRLPSIRRLASLCGISATPVELAYQQLLAEGFIASKPRSGYYILPVHREGSPAAAGEPPSPAPRPITPRDSRHYAYDFHMSRNDFSLFPHKIWRSLYQEQLANPDLLQYGDPQGEPALRASIAAHLRQFRGLRCTEKQIVFGDDQYTLCSLLCLLLKGRVSGLGIEDPGYHLLPAAFRRSGYGIKPIPLEEDGLQLDKLYSSGADAVYISPSHQFPRGMTMPITKRLALLEWARSTGGYIIEDDYDGEFRYHGRPIPALQGLAEGSPVIYMCSFAQSVTPAICIHYMVLPEKLLPDYHSLRSELYLEHSASRLHQIALHYFMERGHFEKHLRRMRLLYQRKHDLLLRSVRQHFGDAAVLSGTDAGFHLLLTLKPPASEVGNRVSNSTSARELAAAAEAEGIRVTPISYTWWAKQDYDEPEFILGFGGIAEDLIDEGIRRLAGAWLG from the coding sequence ATGCTGCTTGTCCCGGATCTGAATGAACATAGCGAGACCCCTTATTACATACAGCTCTATGATTATCTGGCAAAAGCAATCCTGGGCGGCACCCTCCAGAGCGGGACGCGCCTGCCCTCTATCCGCCGCTTGGCATCGTTATGCGGGATCAGCGCCACTCCGGTGGAGCTTGCTTACCAGCAGCTTCTGGCAGAGGGCTTCATCGCCAGCAAGCCGCGCAGCGGCTACTATATTCTGCCCGTTCACCGGGAAGGCAGCCCTGCTGCCGCCGGGGAACCGCCAAGTCCGGCCCCCCGCCCGATCACGCCCCGTGATTCACGGCACTACGCGTATGATTTCCATATGTCGCGCAATGATTTCTCCCTGTTCCCGCACAAAATATGGCGCAGCCTCTACCAGGAGCAGCTGGCGAATCCAGACCTGCTCCAGTACGGCGATCCTCAGGGGGAGCCGGCCCTCCGCGCAAGCATCGCCGCCCATCTGCGGCAATTCCGCGGGCTGCGCTGCACGGAGAAGCAGATTGTATTCGGTGACGACCAGTATACGCTGTGTTCTTTGCTGTGTCTGCTGCTGAAGGGAAGGGTGAGCGGACTGGGTATCGAAGATCCGGGGTACCACCTGCTGCCGGCGGCATTCCGGCGCAGCGGATACGGAATCAAGCCGATTCCGCTGGAGGAGGATGGATTGCAGCTAGACAAGCTCTACAGCAGCGGGGCAGATGCTGTGTACATCTCGCCGTCCCACCAGTTTCCCCGGGGGATGACCATGCCAATCACCAAACGTCTTGCCTTGCTGGAGTGGGCCCGGTCCACCGGCGGCTATATCATCGAAGATGATTATGACGGGGAGTTCCGTTATCACGGAAGGCCGATCCCCGCGCTGCAAGGGCTTGCTGAGGGCAGTCCGGTGATCTATATGTGCAGCTTCGCACAGTCGGTAACCCCTGCGATATGTATTCACTATATGGTTCTGCCGGAGAAGCTGCTGCCGGACTATCACAGCCTGAGAAGCGAGCTGTACCTGGAGCATTCAGCCTCACGGCTTCATCAGATTGCGCTGCATTATTTCATGGAGCGGGGACATTTCGAGAAGCACCTGCGGCGGATGCGTCTGCTCTATCAGCGCAAGCATGACCTGCTGCTGCGCTCAGTCAGGCAGCATTTCGGCGATGCCGCAGTGCTCAGCGGAACGGATGCGGGATTTCATCTGCTGCTGACCCTTAAGCCGCCCGCATCAGAAGTTGGCAACAGAGTTAGCAATAGCACCAGCGCCAGGGAGCTTGCTGCGGCAGCGGAAGCTGAAGGCATCCGCGTTACCCCCATTTCCTATACGTGGTGGGCCAAGCAGGATTATGACGAACCCGAATTCATCCTGGGCTTCGGCGGGATCGCCGAGGACCTCATCGATGAAGGCATCCGCAGACTGGCGGGGGCATGGCTGGGCTAA
- a CDS encoding GNAT family N-acetyltransferase — protein MNRASRLLTGNKVYLRTLNGEDAGLYYEMFHGAEVRRLTGTKNHVTKEQIEQYIAHKSGDDSTVLLLIALKENDEVIGDIAIQDIDGDNRNANLRIAIGDEQHQGQGYGREALLLMLDYGFGILNLHRIELEVYSYNARATHVYESIGFVQEGVRRQTLFYNHEYHDVIMMGMLESEYRERYLK, from the coding sequence ATGAACAGGGCTTCAAGGCTTTTAACAGGGAATAAGGTATATTTGCGCACTCTGAACGGGGAGGACGCCGGGCTGTATTATGAGATGTTCCACGGCGCGGAAGTCCGCAGGCTGACCGGAACCAAGAATCATGTCACCAAAGAGCAGATTGAGCAGTATATCGCCCATAAGTCCGGGGATGACAGTACAGTGCTGCTGCTCATCGCACTGAAGGAGAACGACGAGGTTATCGGCGACATCGCCATTCAGGATATAGATGGGGATAACCGGAATGCCAATCTGCGGATCGCCATCGGGGACGAGCAGCATCAGGGACAAGGATATGGGCGTGAAGCGCTGCTGCTTATGCTCGATTATGGCTTCGGCATTCTGAATCTGCACAGAATTGAGCTGGAGGTCTACAGTTATAATGCCCGTGCTACGCATGTCTATGAGTCCATCGGGTTCGTGCAGGAGGGGGTGCGGCGTCAGACGCTGTTCTATAACCATGAGTATCATGATGTAATTATGATGGGCATGCTGGAGAGTGAATACCGGGAGCGTTATTTGAAATAG
- a CDS encoding Hsp20/alpha crystallin family protein yields the protein MFDLVPFGKRRDDAFGVLAKSLNEVFNDDFFAPLTSNALSFRTDIREREGAYLIEAELPGFRKEEIDIDYSSPYLTIKAVRREENNEESKEHQMVRRERRYGEYVRRFYVQDIAEEDIRASLKDGVLSLEVPKRQKSQGKRIEIQDGGGDASDRKELQ from the coding sequence ATGTTTGATTTGGTTCCTTTTGGTAAACGCAGAGATGATGCTTTTGGTGTGCTGGCGAAGTCGCTGAACGAAGTGTTTAATGATGATTTCTTCGCACCGCTGACAAGTAACGCGCTGTCTTTCCGGACCGACATCCGGGAGCGTGAAGGGGCATATCTGATCGAGGCCGAGCTCCCTGGCTTCCGCAAAGAAGAAATCGACATTGATTACTCCAGCCCTTACTTGACGATCAAGGCAGTCCGCAGAGAAGAGAACAACGAAGAGAGCAAGGAGCATCAAATGGTGCGCCGTGAACGGCGGTATGGTGAATATGTACGCCGGTTCTATGTCCAGGATATTGCTGAGGAAGACATCCGCGCTTCCCTGAAAGACGGTGTGCTGAGCTTGGAGGTGCCGAAACGGCAGAAATCCCAGGGCAAACGGATCGAAATTCAGGATGGAGGCGGCGATGCCTCCGACCGGAAAGAGCTTCAGTAA
- a CDS encoding DnaJ C-terminal domain-containing protein — protein sequence MAANYYERLGVDQKASKQEIKKAYQKLAKKWHPDVNKAPEAEAKFKEAAEAYEVLGDEEKRKIYDEELRYGAAAGSRGQRSYGSASSASWESPFGAGWSSGAASSGGIPEEDLFGMFFGSRGAADRAGFFSGSSGARPGGSPWGDEFSTMQAQLEITLEQAYKGGNISVQAAGKDLNVQIPARSAEGTVIRVPGGGSGSGQGGDLLISLHLLPHEIYEPDGGDLLGTVEIAPWQAVLGGEAKVALPDGSSVKLKIPAGIASGGTLRLSGKGLRRPDGTNGDILFRMEMVIPSDTSEAEKRMYRQLAESSSFQAGAKRRTSGGAQRRRAATR from the coding sequence GTGGCGGCAAATTACTATGAGCGTCTTGGGGTAGATCAGAAGGCCTCGAAGCAGGAGATCAAGAAGGCCTATCAGAAGCTGGCCAAAAAATGGCATCCCGATGTCAACAAGGCCCCGGAGGCAGAGGCGAAGTTCAAGGAAGCAGCCGAGGCATATGAGGTGCTGGGCGATGAAGAGAAGCGCAAAATCTATGATGAGGAGCTCCGCTATGGAGCTGCCGCAGGCTCACGGGGTCAGCGCAGCTACGGATCGGCCTCCTCTGCGTCATGGGAATCGCCGTTTGGCGCGGGCTGGAGCAGCGGAGCCGCTTCTTCCGGCGGTATACCGGAGGAGGATCTGTTCGGGATGTTCTTCGGCAGCCGGGGCGCGGCTGACCGTGCCGGCTTCTTCTCGGGCAGCAGTGGTGCCCGTCCAGGCGGAAGCCCGTGGGGGGATGAGTTCAGTACGATGCAGGCCCAGCTTGAGATTACGCTGGAGCAGGCCTACAAAGGCGGCAATATCAGCGTTCAGGCGGCCGGCAAGGACCTGAACGTACAGATTCCGGCACGCTCGGCGGAAGGGACGGTCATCCGGGTGCCCGGCGGCGGAAGTGGGTCGGGCCAGGGCGGCGATCTGCTGATCTCGCTGCATCTCCTGCCGCATGAGATCTATGAGCCGGACGGCGGGGATCTCCTCGGCACGGTTGAGATCGCCCCTTGGCAGGCTGTGCTGGGCGGGGAAGCCAAGGTAGCGCTCCCGGATGGCAGCAGCGTGAAGCTGAAGATCCCTGCCGGTATAGCCAGCGGCGGAACGCTGCGCCTCTCCGGTAAGGGGCTGAGACGTCCGGACGGAACGAACGGTGACATCCTGTTCCGGATGGAGATGGTCATTCCGTCTGATACATCGGAGGCAGAGAAGAGGATGTACCGCCAGCTGGCGGAGTCCAGCAGCTTCCAGGCAGGTGCGAAACGGCGCACCTCCGGCGGGGCACAGCGCCGCAGAGCGGCAACACGGTAA